TATATTCCGGCAGGCTCTTTTGCCCGTGGACTCAAATACGCTGGTCGACGCTTTCATGAATTGGCCAATAGCGACAATGCCTTGGCCAGGACTATGCGCGCCGATTTTTCGGCGGTGGAAGAAAAGGGCAAAGACTCCGAAGAAACGCAATAGAGCGTTTGGACATCACAAAAGATTCTTTTTTATCCTCTTACGCCGAGAAGACTCCTTCCTTCAGGTAGGGGTAGGGGATGAAAGGCGCTCTTCTCGCCTTGAGGCGGGTGTGCGTTGCTGTTCTATGTACTGCCTAATTACGGAAAGAGGAGTGCCCCCACAAGAAGCGGCAAAATAACTTGGGCTCCAAAGCACCCCCTTCCAATACCTCTTTCTTAAGTCCTCAAATTTGTTACGCATGAGACGAGAAGACGCACCTTTCAAACTGTTCACGAGTTTAGACAGAGACACTTTCGGCGGATAATTCACGAGTAAATGCACA
Above is a genomic segment from Desulfovibrio inopinatus DSM 10711 containing:
- the tnpA gene encoding IS200/IS605 family transposase, yielding TKYRRKVFTKQHLDALKEIFGKICQDFEATLVEMDGEDGYVHLLVNYPPKVSLSKLVNSLKGASSRLMRNKFEDLRKRYWKGVLWSPSYFAASCGGTPLSVIRQYIEQQRTPASRREERLSSPTPT